One part of the Paramormyrops kingsleyae isolate MSU_618 chromosome 2, PKINGS_0.4, whole genome shotgun sequence genome encodes these proteins:
- the LOC111842680 gene encoding uncharacterized protein isoform X1 gives MLENEANLQEYQNGRKKKKKMMVSESDGCLMEISSTSTVSLEQLNEGLAASSETQAGKEKHGKKKHKKKMEGDIAEVSAEVSVSESITVGQEEGRKRKRRRKQQGKEEEDGAPVVSETEGALVKERKKKKKKKRSEMSDTAEHASEVPDRETVVAEERVREKKKKRRKDSEMEQDNNTMGAEEMVKKKKRSEVSDTAEHASKVPAMETVVAEEKVREKKKKRREDSEMEQDSNTMGAEEMVKKKKKRSEVSDTAEHASEVPDRETVVAEERVREKKKKRRKYSEMEQDNNTMSAEEMVKKEQSEVSDTAEHASEVPDMETVVAEEKVREKKKKRRKDSEMEQDNNTMGAEEMVKKEQSEVSDTAEHASEVPDMETVVAEEKVREKKKKRRKDSEMEQDNNTMGAEEMVKKEQSEVSDTAEYASEVPDMETVVAEEKVREKKKKRRKDSEMEQDNNTMGAEEMVKKKNNNNNKKKHFEREENGAGESSSMIPSDDLKEQGTQYKLNSKTQKLTTAYAVEMDLEGEEENISVSAQNFMDASMRKCIEELKKFIPNVETKSPSVISHLVKYDLSRFKILSQEGESFKSGRFSAEENEKLFRNIKDFLALTGISSAAKLFFTNRYPEEAAQIRNMKKLHKFHSQIAVGIFRSWHEIYSRGRKVFDEFNYKGRYTEDELKKLNKLQNLYGNNWMKISELTGRSNISLEKRFSQIAHKKGEWTVSEQKKLMRIIKEYMVTQVEPKDGPSGLTIRKEKLYSNVPWKSVSEGMETRSWVQCRVKWMAILKQKMTCGADVYKGRKSLQAKIRLIRALYEMDVEDSSDVKWEDLTFTIGDVPPAYIQAKFYKLKVTQVPLWQSKSFSDIIDFLYNKVLPKLEKDLKNCEEESVLPKDIFCLSQIFDAD, from the exons ATGCTGGAGAATGAAGCAAACCTGCAGGAATATCAAAACGggaggaagaagaaaaagaagatgaTGGTGTCAGAGAGTGATGGATGTCTTATGGAGATATCCTCAACATCAACCGTATCACTGGAACAGCTAAATGAGGGTTTGGCTGCCAGCTCAGAAACGCAGGCGGGGAAGGAGAAACATGGAAAAAAGAAGCACAAGAAGAAAATGGAGGGTGACATTGCTGAAGTATCtgctgaggtgtctgtgtctgaaTCTATAACGGTAGGACAAGAAGAGGGAAGAAAAAGGAAAAGGCGGCGGAAACAGCAgggaaaggaggaggaggatggtgCCCCTGTGGTTTCGGAGACAGAGGGGGCACTGGTGAAGgaaaggaagaagaagaagaagaagaaacggAGTGAGATGAGTGACACTGCCGAACATGCTTCAGAGGTTCCTGACAGGGAGACTGTAGTTGCAGAagaaagagtgagagagaaaaagaagaagagacGGAAGGATTCTGAAATGGAGCAGGACAATAATACAATGGGTGCAGAAGAAATGGTGAAGAAAAAGAAACGGAGTGAGGTGAGTGACACTGCAGAACATGCTTCAAAGGTGCCTGCCATGGAGACTGTAGTTGCAGAAGAAAAagtgagagagaaaaagaagaagagacGGGAAGATTCTGAAATGGAGCAGGACAGTAATACAATGGGTGCAGAAGAAATggtgaagaagaaaaagaaacggAGTGAGGTGAGTGACACTGCAGAACATGCTTCAGAGGTGCCTGACAGGGAGACTGTAGTTGCAGAagaaagagtgagagagaaaaagaagaagagacGGAAATATTCTGAAATGGAGCAGGACAACAATACAATGAGTGCAGAAGAAATGGTGAAGAAGGAACAGAGTGAGGTGAGTGACACTGCAGAACATGCTTCAGAGGTGCCTGACATGGAGACTGTAGTTGCAGAAGAAAAagtgagagagaaaaagaagaagagacGGAAGGATTCTGAAATGGAGCAGGACAACAATACAATGGGTGCAGAAGAAATGGTGAAGAAGGAACAGAGTGAGGTGAGTGACACTGCAGAACATGCTTCAGAGGTGCCTGACATGGAGACTGTAGTTGCAGAAGAAAAagtgagagagaaaaagaagaagagacGGAAGGATTCTGAAATGGAGCAGGACAACAATACAATGGGTGCAGAAGAAATGGTGAAGAAGGAACAGAGTGAGGTGAGTGACACTGCAGAATATGCTTCAGAGGTGCCTGACATGGAGACTGTAGTTGCAGAAGAAAAagtgagagagaaaaagaagaagagacGGAAGGATTCTGAAATGGAGCAGGACAACAATACAATGGGTGCAGAAGAAATGGTgaagaagaagaacaacaacaacaacaagaaaaagCACTTTGAGAGGGAGGAAAACGGCGCTGGGGAAAGTTCCAGTATGATACCGTCAGATGATCTAAAGGAGCAAGGGACGCAATATAAGCTTAACAGTAAAACACAGAAACTGACCACTGCTTATGCTGTAGAGATGGACCTTGAGGGTGAGGAGGAGAACATCTCCGTCAG tgcACAGAACTTCATGGATGCTAGCATGCGGAAATGCATTGAAGAGCTGAAAAAGTTTATCCCTAATGTGGAAACGAAATCTCCTTCTGTTATTAGCCACTTGGTAAAATATGACCTGTCGAGATTCAAGATATTAAGTCAAGAAG GGGAATCTTTTAAAAGTGGAAGATTCAGCGCAGAGGAGAATGAGAAATTATTTCGGAATATCAAGGACTTCCTGGCTCTCACAGGAATAAGCAGTGCAGCCAAACTCTTCTTCACCAACCGCTACCCTGAGGAAGCAGCACAAATAAGGAACATGAAGAAATTGCACAAATTCCATTCCCAAATCG CTGTTGGTATTTTCAGGTCTTGGCATGAGATCTATTCCCGTGGAAGGAAGGTCTTTGATGAATTTAACTACAAGGGCAG GTATACAGAAGATGAActaaaaaaactgaataaattGCAGAACTTGTATGGCAATAACTGGATGAAGATTTCAGAACTGACTGGTCGTAGCAACATTTCTTTGGAGAAGCGATTTTCTCAAATCG CACATAAGAAAGGTGAGTGGACAGTGTCAGAGCAGAAGAAACTGATGAGGATTATCAAAGAATACATGGTGACACAGGTGGAGCCTAAAGATGGCCCCTCTGGGCTCACGATAAGGAAGGAGAAGCTGTACAGCAACGTGCCCTGGAAGAGCGTGTCTGAAGGCATGGAGACTCGAAGCTGGGTTCAGTGTAGAGTGAAATG GATGGCAATTCTGAAACAGAAGATGACATGTGGAGCTGATGTTTATAAAGGAAGAAAATCGCTGCAGGCAAAGATCAGGTTGATCCGTGC GCTGTATGAAATGGATGTTGAAGATTCATCAGATGTGAAATGGGAAGACCTCACATTCACCATTGG AGATGTTCCTCCTGCCTACATACAAGCAAAATTCTACAAGCTGAAGGTCACACAAGTGCCACTGTGGCAAAGCAAGTCTTTTAGTG ATATCATTGACTTCCTGTACAATAAAGTTCTACCTAAACTGGAAAAGGATCTGAAGAATTGTGAAGAAGAATCTGTTCTCCCCAAAGACATCTTCTGTCTGTCTCAGATCTTTGATGCTGATTAA